Proteins co-encoded in one Pelobates fuscus isolate aPelFus1 chromosome 5, aPelFus1.pri, whole genome shotgun sequence genomic window:
- the ELAVL1 gene encoding ELAV-like protein 1 isoform X2, whose product MSNGYEDHMDDVCRDDIGRTNLIVNYLPQNMTQDELRSLFSSIGEVESAKLIRDKVAGHSLGYGFVNYLNAKDAERAINTLNGLRLQSKTIKVSFARPSSENIKDANLYISGLPRTMTQKDVEDMFSGFGRIINSRVLVDQATGLSRGVAFIRFDKRSEAEEAIASFNGHKPPGSSEPITVKFAANPNQNKNMALLSQLCHSPARRFGGPVHHQAQRFRFSPMGVDHMSSISGVNVASSASSGWCIFIYNLGQDADEGILWQMFGPFGAVTNVKVIRDFNTNKCKGFGFVTMTNYEEAAMAIASLNGYRLGDKTLQVSFKTSKSHK is encoded by the exons atgtctAACGGTTATGAAGATCACATGGATGATGTGTGCAGGGATGACATTGGCAGAACCAATTTGATTGTGAATTATCTGCCTCAAAACATGACACAGGATGAGTTACGCAGCCTCTTTAGTAGTATTGGTGAGGTTGAATCTGCAAAACTTATACGTGATAAAGTTGCAG GACACAGCTTAGGATATGGTTTTGTAAATTATCTAAATGCAAAAGATGCTGAAAGAGCAATAAACACACTAAATGGACTGAGACTGCAATCAAAAACTATAAAG gtatcatTTGCTCGTCCAAGTTCAGAAAACATAAAGGATGCAAACTTGTACATCAGTGGACTCCCAAGGACAATGACACAAAAGGATGTGGAAGATATGTTTTCAGGATTTGGACGTATTATCAATTCACGTGTCCTTGTTGATCAGGCCACAG GTTTATCACGAGGAGTTGCTTTTATACGGTTTGATAAGCGATCTGAAGCAGAAGAAGCTATAGCAAGTTTCAATGGCCACAAACCTCCAGGTTCATCAGAACCCATCACCGtgaaatttgctgccaatccTAATCAGAATAAAAACATGGCCCTCCTTTCCCAGTTGTGCCACTCTCCTGCTCGGCGTTTTGGTGGACCAGTTCACCACCAGGCCCAAAGATTCAG GTTTTCCCCAATGGGAGTTGATCACATGAGCAGTATATCTGGTGTAAATGTTGCAAGCAGTGCTTCATCTGGATGGTGCATCTTCATATATAACCTTGGCCAGGATGCAGATGAAGGAATCCTTTGGCAGATGTTTGGGCCTTTTGGAGCTGTCACTAATGTGAAGGTTATCCGTGATTTTAACACCAACAAGTGCAAAGGTTTTGGTTTTGTGACGATGACAAACTATGAAGAAGCTGCCATGGCCATTGCAAGTCTTAATGGCTACCGTCTAGGGGACAAAACCTTACAAGTTTCCTTCAAAACCAGCAAGTCCCACAAATAA
- the ELAVL1 gene encoding ELAV-like protein 1 isoform X1: MSNGYEDHMDDVCRDDIGRTNLIVNYLPQNMTQDELRSLFSSIGEVESAKLIRDKVAGKQIGHSLGYGFVNYLNAKDAERAINTLNGLRLQSKTIKVSFARPSSENIKDANLYISGLPRTMTQKDVEDMFSGFGRIINSRVLVDQATGLSRGVAFIRFDKRSEAEEAIASFNGHKPPGSSEPITVKFAANPNQNKNMALLSQLCHSPARRFGGPVHHQAQRFRFSPMGVDHMSSISGVNVASSASSGWCIFIYNLGQDADEGILWQMFGPFGAVTNVKVIRDFNTNKCKGFGFVTMTNYEEAAMAIASLNGYRLGDKTLQVSFKTSKSHK; this comes from the exons atgtctAACGGTTATGAAGATCACATGGATGATGTGTGCAGGGATGACATTGGCAGAACCAATTTGATTGTGAATTATCTGCCTCAAAACATGACACAGGATGAGTTACGCAGCCTCTTTAGTAGTATTGGTGAGGTTGAATCTGCAAAACTTATACGTGATAAAGTTGCAGGTAAGCAGATAG GACACAGCTTAGGATATGGTTTTGTAAATTATCTAAATGCAAAAGATGCTGAAAGAGCAATAAACACACTAAATGGACTGAGACTGCAATCAAAAACTATAAAG gtatcatTTGCTCGTCCAAGTTCAGAAAACATAAAGGATGCAAACTTGTACATCAGTGGACTCCCAAGGACAATGACACAAAAGGATGTGGAAGATATGTTTTCAGGATTTGGACGTATTATCAATTCACGTGTCCTTGTTGATCAGGCCACAG GTTTATCACGAGGAGTTGCTTTTATACGGTTTGATAAGCGATCTGAAGCAGAAGAAGCTATAGCAAGTTTCAATGGCCACAAACCTCCAGGTTCATCAGAACCCATCACCGtgaaatttgctgccaatccTAATCAGAATAAAAACATGGCCCTCCTTTCCCAGTTGTGCCACTCTCCTGCTCGGCGTTTTGGTGGACCAGTTCACCACCAGGCCCAAAGATTCAG GTTTTCCCCAATGGGAGTTGATCACATGAGCAGTATATCTGGTGTAAATGTTGCAAGCAGTGCTTCATCTGGATGGTGCATCTTCATATATAACCTTGGCCAGGATGCAGATGAAGGAATCCTTTGGCAGATGTTTGGGCCTTTTGGAGCTGTCACTAATGTGAAGGTTATCCGTGATTTTAACACCAACAAGTGCAAAGGTTTTGGTTTTGTGACGATGACAAACTATGAAGAAGCTGCCATGGCCATTGCAAGTCTTAATGGCTACCGTCTAGGGGACAAAACCTTACAAGTTTCCTTCAAAACCAGCAAGTCCCACAAATAA